In the genome of Odocoileus virginianus isolate 20LAN1187 ecotype Illinois chromosome 17, Ovbor_1.2, whole genome shotgun sequence, the window GCTGTCAGGTCTGATAGGATGGGGGCAGTCCTGACGAGGGCGAGGCTAGGGCCTAACCTGCGTTCCCACCATCCCCCCGCCCACCGCCCCCAGCACACTCAAACTTCTATCAACAGCTGCCACTTCCAAGAAGCAGGGCccctcttcctgcctctgggTGCAACCAGCTAATTAGGAAGCTGGGCAAAATTAGCACCAATAAACAGGACTAGGGAAACTCCCAGGGCAGCCTTCAGGTTCCCAGCTACCTCCTGAAAACAGTTTCTAACCCTTCCATCAGCCCGACTCTGGCGTGTCCTTGGAGTCTACATACCCGGGAAGAACTGAGAATTGGAGACAGTTATCTGCCACCAAACCCATTCTGTAATCTTCTCTAAGGGTCTATGGGTGCTAATTCCTAGAAGTTCAAACTTCCATAAGTCCATACTCCCCCCACCAGAGGCTGTGGGGGAGGCGTCTTCTAAAGTGTTCCGTGCTCACCTGTAAGGATCTATTagcaggttgggggggggggggggtgggggagaaggtcCAGCCTCTAGCCCCCAGCCCGAACCGCCCCTCGGAGGCAGGCTGGGAAGGAAGGGCGGCCGTGCAGGTCTGGCGGAGGCCGCAGCGGGGAGCTGGAAGGCCTAAGGATGCTAAGGGCCACTCTGGTTCCTTTCCGTAGGCCAGCCCGGCCTCCCCGCTACGGCCAAACGATTGTCACTTTGTCACTTTCCTGGGTCAGGGCGTGACTCCCGCCCCGTCCCCTCCCAGTGGCAGGGTGGGGACCAGATAAGGATCGGTACTGAGTCCtctccaaggaaaaaaaaagtgccttcGCTGGGCCCGGCGGAGGAGCTCCCCGGCGGGAGAGGAGAGCTCAAAGCTGCGGCGACAGCTCAAAGCCTCGGGAAATACAAAAGGCCGGGGCGGCTGGAACGCGCGGGGGAGCAGGGGCCGCCTCCGTCCGCTCCCTGGGGGAGGGATTGGTTCCCTCGGCCCCAAGGACCCGCCCCCACCCTATCCGCCCGGGCCCGAGCCGAGTCGAAACCCGGGCCAGCCTTTCCCGGCTCCCCGCCCGCTCGCCCTCCCCGCGCCTACTCCGGGTCCGCGGGCGCACTGGGTGGGCGGGGCGCGGCCGGAGAGCCGGCTTGGTCCGGGGGTTCCTGGGGAGGCGGCTGGCGTGGGCTGCGGCCGCCGGGCCGCTGGGGCCTCCGGGCGTAGAGGAAGAGCGCGGGGTCGGGCATGGCATCGAGGTCGTCCGGGACGCCGGCCGCACGCTCCCAGGCGGCCCAGTCCCGGCCGGGGCCCTTGGTGGCGGCCTCGGCTGCAGGCGGGCGGCGGGCCCGCTGTGCGCGCCGGCGGATTCGGGGctcggcggtggcggcggcggcggcggcgccgggcCCCGGGCGCGGAGTCTGCAGTTTCTGGCGCGCCGCATGCAGTTGGCAGGAGAGGTAGGCGGCCGCCTCGGTGTGCTTCTGCAGCTCCGTGCTCAGCACGGTGGCTCGGTGGCTGCGGCGACGCAGCTCCTCCAGGAAGCGGCGCTCCTCCGCGCGCAGGCTGCAGCGCAGCGCCGACACCAGCGCCTCGCGCTGCGCCACCTCCCGCCGCAGCTCCGCGTTGGCCGCTGCTCGCTCGGCCAGCTGCGACTCCAACGCGCGGCACTTGCTCTCCAGCTCCCGGGACGCCAACTCTGGGCAGGGTAGAGGGAGGGGAGAGTGAGGGTCCCCGCCTGGCCGGACCTGCGCAGCTCACCACTCTTCGGAGCGAAGCCCCGCACCTCCCCGATTGCAGGTCCCGCAGCGCTCGGGCTCACTCCTGCTCGCCTACCTTTCCCCCCCTCCCAGCTCTTGCCTCCTGCTTGGCCGAGCCTCTAAACTCTTCCGTGCAGCCCTTAAGAGCAGACCCTTCCCAGACCAATTATTCACTCCACGACAATCTGCTGAGCCCTGACTCTGTGCGTCGTGTTGGGGATTGCGGATAGGGTGGATAATAATTCCTCACGAAGTTCTCAGTAAGCACAGTGGGAGATGTACGGTACATAATCACAAAAGAATGTGTAGGTTCATGTGTGACACCTGCCAACACCACGACTGTCACAGGAGACTGACCTAATCGGAGAAGGCTTCTCAGCAGAGAAATGACGAGGCTAGGatctgacagatgaatgggaaTTAAGTAGTGAACAGAGAAGAGAAGGATGCTTCCCACGGAAGGAAGAGCTCGTGTAAAAGCCCTGTGGCAGGAGAGACACACAGGAACAAGGGACTGAAAGAACTGGGAGTGTGAGCGGAAAAGGTGAATCTGTGCTGTGAACCTTGTTTCCTTCATAAAGAGAGCATTTATTACACGTTTTACTTGTTCATTGTTTGTCTTTGCCTACTGCACTCGGTTTCAAGCCTGGATGTACACTGGAAACATCCAGAAAGCGTTATTTATTTTGACCTTTGAAACTGTagcttgtgagattttagttccctgaccagggatccagcctgggcccttggcagtgagagcacagagtcctaaccactggaccaccagggaattccctagagagttttaaaaaaatagttcccTGGGCCCTAACAAATTCAGACTGAATCAGACTCCCCCCGGGTTGGACCAGCACACTGGTGCTTCTTAAATCTTCCCTGGTGATTCTAATACACCCCCACGGCTGAGGACTCCTGCCTCCTGAATCATAAGCTCCATCTCAGCCAGGACTGTATCCCAAGACTGGCACACGTGAGTGAGTATGGGGATATCAGTAGCCAAAAGGTGACTAAGGGAAGGTAAAAAGTGACTCTAGAGGGGATAGGAGAATCCCCAAGTGATTTTCATAGAAAATGAGAACACAGAAAAATAGCTCTTAGGCCCAGTGAGAGAGAGGATAAAAACGAGGACACGGGGGactctttcctggtggtccagtgggtgacTCTtttgctcctaatgcaggggaccagggttcgatccctggtcacggaactagatcctgcatgctgcaacttaaaaaaaaaaagtcttgcatgcAACTAACACCCGGTGCTGCcagataataatatttatttaaaaaaaaaaaaaaagcaacaacccAAGGCACGGGGTTCCAGATGATCCAAAAAGCCGTTTCAGAGGAAGGACAGTAGGTACAGTAAAAGCTatgcgtgcctgctcagtcgtgtctgactcctttcgaccccatggactgtagtctgccaggctcctctgtccatgggattttccaggtaagaatactggagtgggttgtcatttccttctccaggggaatcttcccaacacaaggatcaaacctgtgtctcttgcgtctcctgaattggcaggcagattctttaccccgagccacctgggaggcccccaaAGCTACTGTTTTCACACAACTGTTCTTTCCTGAAATCTGGGAATGCGCCTCCCCTTCCTCCAAGCACTAGGCACCAAGAGGTTGCCCACAACTGCTACTTATAGTGGGCAGAATTAGCTCAAGTTCGTAAGTATTTAGATCTTAATGCATGAACATGCAGGTAATTTGTAGGGCTTCTAACATTTTACCTTAACCTTCCAGCCTTTCCTTTGCCTAACTCTTGGTCATGTAGCTGTTGATCTATAAGCAGCACATCCACATGGCAAAAAGTCCATTCTTAAAACCCTTCTGGTCAAAGAAATACTACTTTTGtggttcatttttaaatcaagCACTTACCAAGTCCCTCTCTATGTCAGGTAACGTGTTTGTACTGGAAGGCAATGGGTAACACCCAGTCCTAGTTCTCAGAGGTCATATTACCTGGGGATTAAGATCTGAACAATGCAAtcccttccatttaaaaaaattaattgtggCAAAAAACTAAATAGCTaagtttaccatcttaaccatttttaacacacagttaaaaatggttaaggaTGTGTGTGCTTGGTCGGTCAGTAATGACcgaattctttgggaccccatggactgtagcccatcaggtttctctgtccatgggatttttcaggcaagaatactggggtgggttgccatttccttttccatttttagcTCTAAAGTACTATTAATAtactcacattgttgtgcaacagatctctagaatttttttcttcttgcaaaactgaaactctacactCACCGAATGCTATCTCCCCACACAtctccccattttatggatgaagtgATAATCTATAAACAAACACTTTAGCGGAACCGCTACACTCGCAAGAAGTCCTGTTtctataaaattaagaatttgcTAATGTGCACttgtctcttttctcctcctctggctTCAAAGTTCCTTGAAATCAAAGAACTTCTATTGCCATCATGCTGAATTTTGATGAGTGTGCACACTGACCATGAGAATCACTTGCACAAGGATGGGAAGACTGGGGAGGTGGGTCACAAAGGAATGAAGTCAGGCACGTGGACTTCGTGGAAACCATCTCCTTCCTGCTTtcattttcccaatttggatGGAGACAGGGATACCaggcatgtgtgtatgtacagtGGTGCTGGCTGTTCACTGCACAAGGCCACCCAGCTGAGTGGGCACGTGAGGCTATCCCCAAGTCTCGGCTGGGTATGGAGAAGGCATGGGTCCTAAGGGGGGGCAGGGAAGGTGACCAGTTGTTCTCTTACCTTGCTGGTGCGACTGGGCCTCTCTCACCTCCAGGTCATGGGTCAGTTCTGGGGGCAGAGATAAGAAAAGGCCGTTGTATGTGTGTTAGAAACAGAGAGAGTATGTGTGTGAGATTAAGAATCACAACCCAGTAAAAGTGGCAATAAGGATGCTCAGAAACCATCAAAACCACCCCTATACCTATTTTAATGCAGCCCAGAGGGAAAGAGATGAAAGAGAGGTGTCAGAGGCACAACCTGAACCTGATCTGCCTGATTCTAAGTCCAGATATCTTTCCAATAGATCTTTCCAACTCTGTGTCCTGAATTTGGGGATTAGTTCAACCCTTGTGGGACGGAGGCTTGCTTTTGGGGTTGGTGGTGGGGGTACTATTTGACCCTTTCCAGAGGTGATGTACAAATATTTAACATGCCAACCAATCAGAGCCAGTCTGTGGGACACCTGTTGTCCAGGGCACAGACCTTTCAGTATCTATTGGTAGGTCCGGGTAGGGTCCAACTTGGtatagtcggtaaagaatccttctgcaatgcaggagcctttagttcgatccctgagtcaggacgatcccctggagaaggaaatggcaacctactccagtattcttgcctgggaaatcccatggacagaggagcctggtgggctacagtccacggggttgcaaagagtcagacccaccaattcaaacaaaacaaacagacatttctcaccTCCCACTGTGGTGATGGTTTGGTTAGTCTGGGAAGGTTGGCGTGTCCTGGGTGGGCTGCCTGGGGACACTAAGAGGGGATTTAGGGTATTTACCAATAGGACACACGTGTTTCACTGGTTTCACAGCCAGTACTGCTGTACCCTTGCTAAGTCCTGGTTTTGCCACATTccatgggggagggagaggagcttCAAGGAGGACAGAGCCACCTAGTGAAGCAAAGCCTGCGTGGCTCTCAGCCTGGTGCTGAGGGCAGCCAAGGGACCCCCCAAGGGCACTAGTGCAGGAGCAGTCTCCTCCCCTGCCTGTCCCCAGTCTCCACCCCTTCGAGCCCAGCATGCCCCGCCCCTCAGCCTGCCTAGTCTGATTGTTTTTCCAGCCCACTCCCCACTCCACTCCATCCCAACTCCATCAGGGCTCAAGGGCTGGGAGAGGGGTAGGAGGGAGCCCAGGAGGGGCAGCTGCCTGTGATGGAGGGTACCTCTCAGGCGCACCTGCGTGTACCTGCAGGGACGCTGTCTGTGCCCAAAGGGAGAAGGTGtgaaggtgggagtgggggaaggaAGCGGATCCCCGGGTCCACTGTCCGGCAGTACCAACAGAGAGAGACTCACCTTGTGGGCCCTCCGCCCGCCCCTCCTCGCTGtcctcaccaggctcttctagaTACCAGGGGCATTACTGGAGGTGCCTTCCCTGGGGAGGCCAGCTGTTTCCAGGAGACAGAGCCTGGAGTGCCTGGGCCTTTGCTGTGACCAGAGCTTGAACCTCCCCCAGGGCTTCCTGGGGCCAACCTGGCCCCTCCTCCAAGGCCCTGGGATGTGGGGGgggtgcagggagggagggaggggccctgGACTAAGTTTGGGGAGTAGCCTAAGGGACTCCGGCTCTGTCACTAACTGCCTGTGGGCTTGTTTCTCCGTAGCCTTTAACCAccagagttgggggaggggagacagaaTCCCAGCTGGGCTCCACTCCCTCATCCATCAAACCTCCCTGCTCCTCTTCCAGCCAGAGTCCTGGTGGTTTAGATGAGTATGCATGAGGGCACCGGCTTCCCAGgcggctagtggtaaagaacccacctgccgatgcaggtgatgcaagagacgcgggttcgatccctgggtctggaaggtcatctggaggagggcacagcaacctactccagtattcttgcctggagagtcccatggacagagaagcccggtgggctacagtccataaggccacagagagtcagacacggctgaagtgacttagcaggcatgcacactgTGAGGTCAGAAacgctgtgtgacctcaggccagTGACAAcagctctctgtgcctcagtcttctcaCCTATGAAAGCgagtgttcatcactcagtcgtgcctgactcttggcgaccccatggactgtagcctgccaggctcctctgtccatgggattctccaggcaagaatactggagcgggttgccatttccttctccagggcatcttcctgacccagggatcaaatctgggtctctggcattgcaggcagattctttgctaagagaaaagaaataaagggctcACTCTAGCTGAGTCAGCTCTTATTATCATCCAAGCTACCTTCCCAACCAGAACACACCCACCTACCTCTCAAGCCCCTTTATTTTGAATTATCACCCCTTCTTGGGCAGGTTCTTCCCTAAGCCTTGCCCTCCTGGTTCCTATACCAGCCCCTTCTCACTCTTATCCTTTTTCCACTCTCTGGATCCCTctttaatctctttttaaaaacatctcctttgtcctctcccctctcctcctctctgctccacCCCCTTGGAGGGAGGGCCTTATTCAGTCATTTCAGCCCCATGAGTGGCTGCTCCAGGCCAGCCCAGAGTTATTTTTATCTCCTTAATCAATAACCAAGAGGCTGCAGGCCCATACTTGTCTGAGAAGGAGGGTGGGGGCTGAGGGCCCTCTGTTCCTGCTTGTTACACTTtcttacagaggatgagatggttgaatggcatcactgatgcaatggacatgaacttgggcaaactccgggagatgatgagggaagcctggcatgctgctgtccatggggtcatgaagagtcggacatgacttggtgactgaatgaCAGCAACCCATTTTCTTGGGATCCTGGCCTGCGTCCTACGTGGAAGGACCCAGGTCTTCAGAATAATtatgaagcaaaaagaaattagagaaagaGCTCTAGGGTCTTAGGGTTCACTCGTGTCAATATCCCTTTAATGTCATTACTACACTAAAAAAGTGGGATCAGGCAGGAATGAGAAGGTGTAGGGCATCCATGCCctctgctgcctgccaggctttGGGGGAGATGACAAGAAGTCTGGCCTTGGCAGGTGGCAGCTGAACAGCAGTATATGGAGCTCGAGGGGACTGTGGTGGCTGAAAGTCAGGACTGGCAGCTTCTCGTGCCATAGAGTGAGAAGCCAGGTGGGTCACTCAAaccctttgagcctcagtttctttctggAGAAGGAGGAGACTCCCATGAGTaaggcagggaagggaggtggaAATCTGAGTATGTTGGGGAGAGGATGGGTGGAAAGGAgcagagaggacttccctggtggtccagtggttgagacttggTGCTTCCAAACTGCAGGgggcgagggttcaatccctggtcagagaactaagatcccataagctacGTGGTGTGTCCAGAAAAAAAAGCCACAGCTGCTTCACGACTGGATGTGTGGAGTCCTAGGTTCTAATCCTGACTCTTGATACATTGTGATGCTCACTGTctgtctctggacctcagtttacATATTTGTACAATGATGAGACTGGGATGTTCCAGCTGAGACACTGAATCACTGGCTCTAAAGCCTCCACTTGAAGATGCAGGGTGAGCATTTGGGCCAGAGCCAAGCTTCTGAGAAGGCCACATAGCTGAGACTTGAGGTCCAAGAGTAGAGGTCAGGCACGAGGTTTACATCATCCCTGTCGTCTCCCTCTGTCCTGCTTACAAATCCGATTGATTGCCAGGTCCCTCTGCATCCCACTGGTTCTCCCCTTCCCATACCCCTTCATCTCTCCCCTGGACCTGTCACTagtccccctgcctccctctcctacCAATTCATCTGCCATACAATTGCTGGATTGAGTTTCTTAATGTAGCATAAGGTTGCTCAAGAACCTTCAGGGGCTCCCTACTACCCAGGAGGACAGGCCAAACTTCTTAGCCATCCTGATATTGGTCAAGGTCTTCCATGTTCTGGCTCCAGCCATATGTCCCACCAGCTTTAAGTAGAGGGTAATCCAGTCAAATAGAACTTTTCATGAGCTTTTGATTTCCTACCTTCTGGATGTTGCCATGCCATTCCTTTGCAAAGCTTTCTCCATTCTCATTGCCCCATAATATCTCAGCATGTCTAAATCTTACTCAGCTCTCAGGGAGAGGAAGTGCTTAATCCTCGGGACAGTGTGGGATACTTGGCCTCCTCATCACTTACGCCTCAAGCTGAGCATGAACCTGCCTATGAACTGCCAgccctctttattttttgtgtatctcttaataaatttatttcttgatCATGACACacaacacgtgggatcttagtttttcaactagggatcgaacctgtggcccTTGTGGTGG includes:
- the CCDC92B gene encoding coiled-coil domain-containing 92B isoform X2, which translates into the protein MGLSRQEYWSRLLCPPPDDLPDPGIEPASLASPASAELTHDLEVREAQSHQQELASRELESKCRALESQLAERAAANAELRREVAQREALVSALRCSLRAEERRFLEELRRRSHRATVLSTELQKHTEAAAYLSCQLHAARQKLQTPRPGPGAAAAAATAEPRIRRRAQRARRPPAAEAATKGPGRDWAAWERAAGVPDDLDAMPDPALFLYARRPQRPGGRSPRQPPPQEPPDQAGSPAAPRPPSAPADPE
- the CCDC92B gene encoding coiled-coil domain-containing 92B isoform X1 — its product is MDTVSLEHQIQSVQRHISFLKKEQMALLRDLHLEILRLQKRCSELTHDLEVREAQSHQQELASRELESKCRALESQLAERAAANAELRREVAQREALVSALRCSLRAEERRFLEELRRRSHRATVLSTELQKHTEAAAYLSCQLHAARQKLQTPRPGPGAAAAAATAEPRIRRRAQRARRPPAAEAATKGPGRDWAAWERAAGVPDDLDAMPDPALFLYARRPQRPGGRSPRQPPPQEPPDQAGSPAAPRPPSAPADPE